In Micromonospora sp. WMMD980, the following are encoded in one genomic region:
- a CDS encoding extracellular solute-binding protein: protein MSLPIRRRQLAAIALASVTVLATATACSDDSSGGSSESDGPVTLVVDVFGDQGFGYEDLYKQYEAEHKNVKIQERGKGLGLGDYNTRLTQQITAGSGAGDVVALEEGTIVQFYAQADKFVNLADHGANDLKGNFLPWKWEQGTTPDGKVLGLGTDVGSMALCYRSDLFKAAGLPTDREQVGALWPTWDQFITTGQKFAAADKKHKFVDSATNFYNVVLMQVAGQGTGYTYYDKSNKLVIDQNPDVQAAYQLTTKMIGAGLSNNLQSFSNEWNAGFKNGTFATIACPAWMTGVIKGQAGDAAAGKWDIAKAPGAGGNWGGSFLGVPKSSKHQKEAAELAKFLTSAQGQIGAYKAVGNLPSNPQALTDPAVADSTNDYFSKAPVGKIFAAGATDLKPVYLGPKNNAVRTAVENTLRAVEQGKSADEQWQAALKNGAAAGK, encoded by the coding sequence ATGAGCCTCCCCATCCGCCGTCGGCAGCTCGCGGCCATCGCGCTCGCGTCTGTCACGGTGCTGGCCACCGCCACCGCCTGCAGCGACGACTCGTCCGGCGGCAGCAGCGAGAGCGATGGTCCGGTCACCCTGGTCGTCGACGTCTTCGGCGACCAGGGCTTCGGCTACGAAGACCTGTACAAGCAGTACGAAGCCGAGCACAAGAACGTCAAGATCCAGGAGCGCGGCAAGGGCCTCGGCCTCGGCGACTACAACACCCGCCTCACCCAGCAGATTACCGCCGGGTCGGGCGCCGGCGACGTGGTGGCCCTCGAGGAGGGCACCATCGTCCAGTTCTACGCGCAGGCCGACAAGTTCGTGAACCTCGCCGACCACGGCGCGAACGACCTCAAGGGCAACTTCCTGCCGTGGAAGTGGGAGCAGGGCACCACCCCCGACGGCAAGGTGCTGGGCCTCGGCACCGACGTCGGCTCGATGGCGCTGTGCTACCGCAGCGACCTGTTCAAGGCCGCCGGCCTGCCCACCGACCGCGAGCAGGTCGGCGCGCTCTGGCCCACCTGGGACCAGTTCATCACCACCGGCCAGAAGTTCGCCGCCGCCGACAAGAAGCACAAGTTCGTCGACTCGGCGACCAACTTCTACAACGTGGTGCTGATGCAGGTCGCCGGTCAGGGCACCGGTTACACCTACTACGACAAGAGCAACAAGCTGGTCATCGACCAAAACCCGGACGTGCAGGCCGCGTACCAGCTCACCACCAAGATGATCGGCGCCGGACTGTCGAACAACCTGCAGTCCTTCTCCAACGAGTGGAACGCCGGGTTCAAGAACGGCACCTTCGCCACCATCGCCTGCCCGGCGTGGATGACCGGTGTGATCAAGGGCCAGGCCGGTGACGCGGCGGCCGGCAAGTGGGACATCGCCAAGGCCCCCGGCGCGGGCGGCAACTGGGGTGGCTCGTTCCTCGGCGTGCCGAAGTCGAGCAAGCACCAGAAGGAGGCGGCCGAGCTGGCCAAGTTCCTGACCAGCGCGCAGGGCCAGATCGGCGCGTACAAGGCGGTCGGCAACCTGCCGTCGAACCCGCAGGCGCTCACCGACCCGGCCGTGGCCGACTCGACCAACGACTACTTCAGCAAGGCCCCGGTCGGCAAGATCTTCGCCGCCGGCGCCACCGACCTGAAGCCGGTCTACCTCGGCCCGAAGAACAACGCGGTCCGCACCGCCGTGGAGAACACGCTGCGCGCCGTGGAGCAGGGCAAGTCGGCCGACGAGCAGTGGCAGGCGGCCTTGAAGAACGGTGCGGCCGCCGGTAAGTGA
- a CDS encoding exonuclease SbcCD subunit D, with product MKILHTSDWHVGKVLKGQSRAEEHTQVLAQVIDIARDERPDLVIVAGDLYDTAAPTPEATRLVTRALTALRRTGADVVAIGGNHDNGAALDALRPWADAAGITLRGSVRESPAEHVVDGVTRDGERWQVAALPFLSQRYAVRAVEMYALTPAEANQTYADHLGRVLDKLAEGFTEPDRVHLVTAHLTVVGASTGGGERDAHTVLGYAVPATVFPGNAHYVALGHLHRSQRVIGPCPIRYSGSPLAVDFGEQENVGSVTVVEVTATTAARVREVPVPGAVPLRTVRGTLAQLAEVEPPDGWLRVFVREQPRAGLREEVQELLPRALEIRIDPELMPAPGSGTRTAQRAGRSPRELFADYLGSRGHADEGVRELFDELLEEVEH from the coding sequence ATGAAGATCCTGCACACCTCCGACTGGCACGTCGGCAAGGTCCTCAAGGGGCAGTCCCGGGCCGAGGAGCACACGCAGGTCCTCGCCCAGGTGATCGACATCGCCCGCGACGAGCGGCCCGACCTGGTGATCGTCGCCGGCGACCTCTACGACACCGCCGCGCCGACGCCGGAGGCCACCCGGCTGGTCACCCGGGCGTTGACCGCGCTGCGCCGCACCGGCGCGGACGTGGTGGCGATCGGCGGCAACCACGACAACGGCGCGGCGCTCGACGCGCTGCGGCCCTGGGCCGACGCCGCCGGCATCACGCTGCGCGGCAGCGTCCGGGAGAGCCCGGCCGAGCACGTGGTCGACGGGGTGACCCGCGACGGCGAGCGCTGGCAGGTGGCCGCGCTGCCGTTCCTGTCCCAGCGCTACGCCGTCCGCGCGGTGGAGATGTACGCGCTGACGCCGGCCGAGGCCAACCAGACCTACGCCGACCACCTGGGCCGGGTGCTCGACAAGCTGGCCGAGGGGTTCACCGAGCCGGATCGGGTACACCTGGTCACCGCCCACCTGACCGTGGTCGGTGCGAGCACCGGCGGCGGCGAGCGGGATGCGCACACCGTGCTCGGCTACGCGGTGCCGGCCACCGTCTTTCCGGGCAACGCGCACTACGTGGCGCTGGGCCACCTGCACCGCTCGCAGCGGGTCATCGGCCCCTGCCCGATCCGCTACAGCGGCAGCCCGCTCGCGGTCGACTTCGGCGAGCAGGAGAACGTCGGCTCGGTGACGGTCGTGGAGGTCACCGCCACCACGGCCGCGCGGGTCCGGGAGGTGCCGGTGCCCGGCGCGGTGCCGCTGCGCACCGTGCGCGGCACGCTCGCCCAGCTCGCCGAGGTCGAGCCGCCCGACGGGTGGCTGCGGGTCTTCGTCCGGGAGCAGCCCCGGGCCGGGCTGCGCGAGGAGGTGCAGGAGCTGCTCCCCCGCGCGTTGGAGATCCGGATCGACCCGGAGCTGATGCCGGCGCCGGGCAGCGGCACCCGCACCGCCCAGCGGGCCGGTCGTTCTCCACGCGAGTTGTTCGCCGACTATCTGGGCAGCCGCGGCCACGCCGACGAGGGCGTCCGGGAACTCTTCGACGAGTTGCTCGAGGAGGTCGAGCACTGA
- a CDS encoding LacI family DNA-binding transcriptional regulator, whose product MTTQRTRSLGRPTLDAVAARAGVGRGTVSRVVNGSPQVSPEARAAVQQAIAELGYVPNRAARALVTQRTDSVALVVSESGERVFTEPFFAAIVRGVSSGLLETPMQLWLAMVQSPIERERVEHHLTNQHVDGVLLLSLHDSDPLPTLLEERGLPAVLGGRPARMLHPNAQPAWFVDVDNVGGARRAVEHLFVQGRRRVATIAGPQDMGAGLARLSGYREAVRAAGGAVESGLIAYGDFSEGSGTAAMRRLLDACPDLDAVFVASDLMAFGALRALREAGRRVPEDVAVIGFDDAPIARQAEPPLTTVFQPVEEMGRQMARMLVSRIRGDEVPSPHVLLDTELIHRASA is encoded by the coding sequence ATGACAACGCAGCGCACCCGCTCGCTCGGGCGCCCGACCCTCGACGCGGTCGCGGCCCGCGCCGGCGTCGGGCGCGGCACGGTCTCCCGCGTGGTCAACGGCTCGCCGCAGGTCAGTCCGGAAGCCCGGGCCGCCGTCCAGCAGGCCATCGCCGAGCTGGGGTACGTGCCCAACCGGGCCGCCCGGGCGCTGGTCACCCAGCGCACCGACTCGGTGGCCCTGGTGGTCTCCGAGTCGGGGGAGCGGGTCTTCACCGAGCCGTTCTTCGCGGCCATCGTCCGGGGCGTCAGCTCCGGGCTGCTGGAGACGCCGATGCAGCTCTGGCTGGCCATGGTGCAGTCGCCGATCGAGCGGGAGCGGGTCGAGCACCACCTGACCAACCAGCACGTGGACGGCGTGCTGCTGCTCTCCCTGCACGACTCCGACCCGCTGCCCACGCTGCTGGAGGAGCGCGGCCTGCCCGCGGTGCTCGGCGGCCGGCCGGCCCGGATGCTGCACCCGAACGCCCAGCCGGCGTGGTTCGTCGACGTGGACAACGTCGGCGGCGCCCGGCGGGCGGTGGAGCACCTGTTCGTCCAGGGACGGCGACGGGTCGCCACCATCGCCGGCCCGCAGGACATGGGCGCCGGCCTGGCCCGCCTCTCCGGCTACCGGGAGGCGGTGCGGGCCGCCGGGGGCGCGGTCGAGTCGGGCCTGATCGCATACGGGGACTTCAGCGAGGGCAGCGGCACCGCCGCCATGCGCCGGCTGCTGGACGCCTGCCCGGATCTGGACGCCGTCTTCGTCGCCTCCGACCTGATGGCCTTCGGCGCGTTGCGCGCGCTGCGCGAGGCCGGTCGCCGGGTGCCCGAGGACGTGGCGGTGATCGGCTTCGACGACGCCCCGATCGCCCGCCAGGCGGAGCCGCCGCTGACCACGGTGTTCCAACCGGTGGAGGAGATGGGCCGGCAGATGGCCCGCATGCTCGTCTCGCGCATCCGCGGCGACGAGGTGCCCTCACCACACGTGCTGCTGGACACCGAGCTGATCCACCGCGCCTCCGCCTGA
- a CDS encoding sugar ABC transporter permease translates to MSLDLHATAPPEPRPPRARTSHRRASSATKLDLKYSPYLYVLPFFLIFAVFSAYPIAYTVWIALTDRSPLNATISFVGMDNFVELITDDPQFWNAVVNTFGMFVLSTVPQLMLALMLANALNRRLRAQTFFRMAIAMPIITSTAVVALIFSMIYAKDFGLVNWLLDSVGLDPIDWRANRFASWFAISTMVDWRWVGYNALIYLAAMQSISKDMYEAAALDGASRRRQFWSITVPQLRPTIIFTLIISTIGGLQLFTEPLLFTSGSGGLSGGSEGQFQTITMYLLDVMNQRFRWGYAGAVALVLFVLIALMSTVNYLLARRISSDK, encoded by the coding sequence ATGAGCCTCGACCTGCACGCCACGGCGCCGCCCGAGCCCCGCCCGCCGCGCGCCCGCACCTCGCACCGCCGCGCCAGCTCGGCCACCAAGCTGGACCTGAAGTACTCGCCCTACCTGTACGTCCTGCCGTTCTTCCTGATCTTCGCCGTGTTCAGCGCGTACCCGATCGCCTACACGGTCTGGATCGCGTTGACCGACCGGTCCCCGCTGAACGCGACGATCTCGTTCGTCGGGATGGACAACTTCGTCGAACTGATCACCGACGACCCGCAGTTCTGGAACGCGGTGGTGAACACGTTCGGCATGTTCGTGCTCTCCACCGTGCCCCAGCTGATGCTGGCGCTCATGCTGGCCAACGCGTTGAACCGGAGGCTGCGCGCGCAGACCTTCTTCCGGATGGCCATCGCGATGCCGATCATCACCTCGACCGCGGTGGTCGCGCTGATCTTCTCGATGATCTACGCCAAGGACTTCGGCCTGGTCAACTGGCTGCTGGACAGCGTCGGCCTGGACCCGATCGACTGGCGGGCGAACCGCTTCGCCTCCTGGTTCGCCATCTCCACCATGGTCGACTGGCGCTGGGTCGGCTACAACGCGCTGATCTACCTGGCCGCGATGCAGTCGATCAGCAAGGACATGTACGAGGCCGCGGCGCTGGACGGCGCCTCCCGGCGACGCCAGTTCTGGTCGATCACCGTCCCGCAGCTGCGTCCCACGATCATCTTCACGCTGATCATCTCGACCATCGGCGGGCTCCAGCTCTTCACCGAGCCGCTGTTGTTCACCAGCGGTTCCGGCGGTCTCTCCGGGGGCTCGGAGGGGCAGTTCCAGACCATCACGATGTACCTGCTCGACGTGATGAACCAGCGCTTCCGGTGGGGTTACGCCGGGGCGGTCGCGCTCGTGCTCTTCGTGCTCATCGCGCTGATGTCGACGGTCAACTACCTGCTGGCCCGACGCATCAGCTCCGACAAGTGA
- a CDS encoding pyrimidine reductase family protein produces MSVGTPIERIWPAPVTGPLADPQLTALYGRPARPHLRVNFVASADGAVTLDGYSAGLSGEPDKRVFGMLRMLCDGLLVAAGTLRHEGYRAVRLDAGRRAWRRERGLAEFPTLVVVSGSLDLDPAQACFADAPVRPLVLTRDDAEPPAGLADVVDLVRCGADRVDLTTGLAELRRRGLDQVLCEGGPHLFGALTAADLVDELCLTVAPLLAGAGPGRITAGAASAPRHLPLRHVLAADAVLMLRYARDGDEPAGPRPAGAAPAA; encoded by the coding sequence ATGAGCGTCGGAACCCCGATCGAACGGATCTGGCCGGCGCCCGTCACCGGCCCGCTGGCCGACCCGCAGCTCACCGCGCTCTACGGGCGGCCGGCGCGCCCGCACCTGCGGGTCAACTTCGTGGCCAGCGCGGACGGCGCGGTCACCCTGGACGGTTACTCCGCCGGTCTCTCCGGCGAACCGGACAAGCGGGTCTTCGGGATGCTGCGGATGCTCTGCGACGGCCTGCTGGTGGCCGCCGGCACGCTGCGCCACGAGGGCTACCGCGCGGTGCGGCTGGACGCCGGACGCCGCGCCTGGCGCCGGGAGCGGGGCCTGGCCGAATTTCCGACGCTCGTGGTGGTCTCCGGCTCGCTCGACCTCGACCCGGCCCAGGCGTGCTTCGCCGACGCCCCGGTCCGGCCGCTGGTGCTCACCCGCGACGATGCCGAACCGCCGGCCGGGCTCGCCGACGTGGTCGACCTGGTCCGCTGCGGCGCCGACCGCGTCGACCTCACGACCGGCCTGGCCGAGCTGCGCCGCCGCGGGCTGGACCAGGTTCTCTGCGAGGGCGGACCACACCTGTTCGGCGCGCTCACCGCCGCCGACCTGGTCGACGAGCTGTGCCTGACGGTGGCGCCCCTGCTGGCCGGGGCCGGCCCCGGCCGGATCACCGCCGGCGCCGCGAGCGCCCCCCGCCACCTGCCGCTGCGACACGTGCTGGCCGCCGACGCCGTGCTGATGCTGCGCTACGCCCGCGATGGGGACGAACCGGCCGGCCCACGACCCGCCGGCGCCGCGCCCGCCGCCTGA
- a CDS encoding carbohydrate ABC transporter permease, which yields MTTTTLRPPARPPAPAKGTHQAERLWKASPLTWFGLVLGVLLSLFPFYWMIVIASRTNDAANSWPPPFLPGGKLGENIERVLANGDANVVKGLMNSFLVSGTITIATVFFGSLAGFAFAKLRFRGKNALLLIILASMMVPIQLGVLPLYILMAKLDWLNTMPSVTVPFLIGGFGIFMMRQYAEQAVPNELIEAARVDGCSTWRVYWHVVMPALRPAAAVLGLLTFMEQWNQFFWPFVVLADPSNPTVQISLRSLNTAYFADNSQIFAGTLIATLPLFVVFVLFGRQIIGGIMEGAVKS from the coding sequence ATGACGACCACCACGCTTCGTCCCCCCGCCCGGCCGCCCGCGCCGGCCAAGGGCACCCACCAGGCCGAGCGGCTCTGGAAGGCCAGCCCGCTGACCTGGTTCGGGCTGGTCCTCGGGGTGCTCCTGTCGCTGTTCCCGTTCTACTGGATGATCGTGATCGCCTCGCGCACGAACGACGCGGCCAACTCCTGGCCACCGCCGTTCCTGCCCGGCGGCAAGCTCGGCGAGAACATCGAACGGGTGCTGGCCAACGGCGACGCCAACGTCGTCAAGGGCCTGATGAACTCGTTCCTGGTCTCCGGGACGATCACCATCGCCACGGTCTTCTTCGGCTCGCTGGCCGGCTTCGCGTTCGCCAAGCTCCGGTTCCGGGGCAAGAACGCGCTGCTGCTGATCATCCTCGCCTCGATGATGGTGCCGATCCAGCTCGGCGTGCTCCCGCTCTACATCCTGATGGCGAAGCTCGACTGGCTGAACACCATGCCGTCGGTCACCGTGCCGTTCCTCATCGGCGGCTTCGGGATCTTCATGATGCGCCAGTACGCCGAGCAGGCGGTCCCGAACGAGCTGATCGAGGCCGCCCGGGTGGACGGCTGCTCCACCTGGAGGGTCTACTGGCACGTGGTGATGCCCGCGCTGCGTCCCGCCGCCGCGGTGCTGGGCCTGCTCACCTTCATGGAACAGTGGAACCAGTTCTTCTGGCCGTTCGTGGTGCTGGCCGACCCGTCCAACCCGACGGTCCAGATCTCGCTGCGCAGCCTGAACACCGCCTACTTCGCCGACAACTCGCAGATCTTCGCCGGTACGTTGATCGCGACCCTGCCCCTGTTCGTCGTGTTCGTTCTGTTCGGCCGCCAGATCATCGGCGGCATCATGGAAGGCGCCGTCAAGTCGTGA
- a CDS encoding ATP-binding protein — MTDDQLDGPGEGVGRVLGTADATPLTFWTAVAPGSYLQLDDVVVTRRELPDREPVTIAGVVTQVRARHEGAQFDSDVFAIADGTLPAQVQEAAEVTTTRVDPEFYVPPTPGAVVHRAEGDARARALHFDRMERRIPMGMGRDGVPVYLNADFLDGTRGAHVSISGISGVATKTSFATFLLYSVFRSGVLGGDAVNAKALIFNVKGEDLLFLDHPNSRLDDPTRAAYAKLGLDAGAFPDVRVYAPPRVGDSSGTPDVSSRLTGVDSFYWTLSEFCADRLLPYVFADADDERQQYTMVVHSVAAHLARHAQPADGGVSIDGVRLGSYADLVDHVVEQLNDDETRGEWAGSAVGLGTVNAFARRLIGSKKDLGRLIRGDLAARRPHSINTAESAQVTVVDLHNLPDRAQRFVVGVTLKSEFERKEKAGTAKPLLFVVLDELNKYAPREGSSPIKEVLLDIAERGRSLGVILVGAQQTASEVERRIVTNSAIRVVGRLDPAEASRPEYGFLPPAQRQRALLAKPGTMFVNQPDIPVPLCLEFPFPAWATRVSEAGRPPSETLRSITQSADPFAVVGSGSSDDDIPF; from the coding sequence ATGACCGACGACCAGCTCGACGGGCCCGGCGAGGGTGTCGGCCGGGTGCTCGGCACCGCCGACGCCACCCCACTCACCTTCTGGACCGCCGTCGCACCGGGGAGCTACCTGCAACTCGACGACGTGGTGGTGACCCGGCGCGAGCTGCCCGACCGCGAGCCGGTGACCATCGCCGGCGTGGTGACCCAGGTGCGCGCCCGGCACGAGGGGGCGCAGTTCGACTCCGACGTGTTCGCCATCGCCGACGGCACGCTGCCGGCGCAGGTGCAGGAGGCGGCCGAGGTCACCACCACCCGGGTCGACCCGGAGTTCTACGTCCCGCCCACCCCCGGCGCGGTGGTGCACCGGGCCGAGGGTGACGCCCGGGCCCGGGCGCTGCACTTCGACCGGATGGAGCGGCGGATCCCGATGGGGATGGGCCGCGACGGCGTGCCGGTCTACCTCAACGCCGACTTCCTCGACGGCACCCGGGGCGCGCACGTCTCCATCTCCGGCATCTCCGGCGTCGCCACCAAGACCAGCTTCGCCACCTTCCTGCTCTACTCGGTGTTCCGCTCCGGGGTGCTCGGCGGCGACGCGGTCAACGCCAAGGCGCTGATCTTCAACGTCAAGGGCGAGGACCTGCTCTTCCTCGACCACCCCAACAGCCGCCTCGACGACCCGACCCGCGCGGCGTACGCGAAGCTCGGCCTCGACGCCGGTGCGTTCCCCGACGTGCGGGTCTACGCCCCGCCCCGGGTCGGCGACTCCTCCGGCACGCCCGACGTGAGCAGCCGGCTCACCGGCGTCGACAGCTTCTACTGGACGCTCAGCGAGTTCTGCGCCGACCGCCTGCTCCCCTACGTGTTCGCCGACGCCGACGACGAGCGCCAGCAATACACCATGGTGGTCCACTCGGTCGCCGCCCACCTGGCCCGCCATGCCCAGCCCGCCGACGGCGGCGTGAGCATCGACGGGGTCCGCCTGGGCTCCTACGCCGACCTCGTCGACCACGTCGTCGAGCAGCTCAACGACGACGAGACCCGGGGCGAGTGGGCCGGCAGCGCGGTCGGGCTGGGCACGGTCAACGCCTTCGCCCGCCGGCTCATCGGCAGCAAGAAGGACCTGGGCCGGCTGATCCGCGGCGACCTGGCCGCCCGCCGGCCGCACTCCATCAACACGGCGGAGAGCGCCCAGGTCACCGTGGTCGACCTGCACAACCTGCCGGACCGCGCGCAGCGCTTCGTGGTCGGCGTGACGCTGAAGAGCGAGTTCGAGCGCAAGGAGAAGGCCGGCACCGCCAAGCCGTTGCTCTTCGTCGTGCTCGACGAGCTGAACAAGTACGCCCCCCGCGAGGGTTCCTCCCCGATCAAGGAGGTGCTGCTCGACATCGCCGAGCGGGGCCGCTCGCTGGGGGTGATCCTGGTCGGCGCGCAGCAGACCGCGAGCGAGGTCGAGCGGCGGATTGTCACCAACTCGGCGATCCGGGTGGTGGGTCGGCTCGACCCGGCCGAGGCGTCCCGCCCGGAATACGGCTTCCTCCCGCCCGCCCAACGGCAGCGGGCGCTGCTGGCCAAGCCGGGCACCATGTTCGTCAACCAGCCCGACATCCCGGTGCCGCTCTGCCTGGAGTTCCCGTTCCCGGCGTGGGCCACCCGGGTCTCTGAGGCAGGCCGCCCGCCGTCGGAGACGCTACGGTCGATCACGCAGTCCGCCGATCCGTTCGCGGTGGTCGGCTCCGGCTCCTCCGACGACGACATCCCGTTCTAG
- a CDS encoding plasmid pRiA4b ORF-3 family protein, with protein sequence MPRQIFQLMVSVAGVRPPVWRRVLVPGGYTLDRLHRVLQHAIGWRDCHLHSFEIDGRQYGEPDPGGELALGDELDARLDAVVGKGDRFRYTYDFGDWWEHDLIVEDVCAADPDERYPVCLDGERAAPPEGVGGPEGYAVLLAALADPEHPEHTVMREWAGPAFDPAVFAPDRATTLLRRCC encoded by the coding sequence GTGCCGCGTCAGATCTTCCAGCTGATGGTGTCCGTGGCCGGGGTCCGGCCGCCGGTCTGGCGGCGGGTGCTGGTGCCGGGTGGTTACACGCTGGACCGGCTGCACCGGGTGCTCCAGCACGCGATCGGGTGGCGCGACTGCCACCTGCACTCGTTCGAGATCGACGGGCGGCAGTACGGCGAGCCCGACCCGGGCGGCGAGCTGGCGCTCGGCGACGAGCTGGACGCCCGGCTCGACGCGGTGGTGGGCAAGGGCGACCGGTTCCGCTACACCTACGACTTCGGTGACTGGTGGGAGCACGACCTGATCGTGGAGGACGTCTGCGCCGCCGACCCGGACGAGCGCTACCCGGTCTGCCTGGACGGGGAGCGGGCCGCCCCGCCGGAGGGCGTGGGTGGCCCGGAGGGTTACGCCGTGCTGCTGGCCGCGCTCGCCGATCCGGAGCATCCCGAGCACACGGTGATGCGTGAGTGGGCCGGCCCGGCGTTCGATCCGGCCGTCTTCGCCCCCGACCGCGCCACCACGTTGCTGCGTCGCTGCTGCTGA
- a CDS encoding GH1 family beta-glucosidase, whose product MSNPASPPAVGVLDEGPALTFPPGFLWGAATAAYQIEGAAAEGGRTPSIWDTFSHTEGRTVAGHTGDVACDHYHRMSDDVRLMADLGLRSYRFSVSWPRVQPGGTGTANQEGMDFYRRLVDELLGHGIEPWVTLYHWDLPQPLEDAGGWPARDTAGRFAEYSQLVADELGDRVKYFTTLNEPWCSAFLGYGSGVHAPGRSDGADAVRAGHHLMLGHGLAVQAVRASRPQAELGITVNLYPVTPATDSAADADAARRIDALANRFFLDPVLRGAYPADLVADLRGVTDLGHVRDGDLKTISTPLDMVGVNYYSRHVVAAPVEGGEPEPYWRAPSCWPGSEDVRFVTRGVPVTDMDWEIDAPGLTETLERVHREYTDLPLYVTENGSAFVDELVDGRVDDPERLGYFAAHLRAAHAAIEAGVPLKGYFAWSLMDNFEWAWGYTKRFGMVYVDYDTQARIAKSSARWYADVIRRNGLAAQ is encoded by the coding sequence GTGAGCAACCCAGCCAGCCCGCCCGCCGTCGGCGTCCTCGACGAGGGCCCGGCCCTGACCTTCCCGCCCGGCTTCCTCTGGGGCGCGGCCACCGCCGCCTACCAGATCGAGGGCGCCGCTGCGGAGGGTGGCCGTACGCCGTCGATCTGGGACACCTTCAGCCACACCGAGGGTCGGACGGTCGCCGGGCACACCGGCGACGTGGCCTGCGACCACTACCACCGGATGTCGGACGACGTGCGGCTGATGGCCGACCTGGGGCTGCGGTCCTACCGTTTCTCCGTCTCCTGGCCGCGGGTGCAGCCGGGCGGCACCGGCACGGCCAACCAGGAGGGGATGGACTTCTACCGCCGCCTGGTCGACGAGCTGCTCGGCCACGGCATCGAGCCGTGGGTGACGCTCTACCACTGGGACCTGCCCCAGCCGCTGGAGGACGCCGGCGGCTGGCCGGCCCGGGACACCGCCGGCCGGTTCGCCGAATACTCGCAGCTGGTCGCCGACGAGCTGGGCGATCGGGTGAAATACTTCACCACGCTGAACGAGCCGTGGTGCTCGGCGTTCCTCGGCTACGGCTCCGGCGTGCACGCGCCGGGCCGCTCCGACGGGGCGGACGCGGTCCGCGCCGGGCACCACCTGATGCTCGGGCACGGGCTGGCGGTGCAGGCGGTGCGGGCGTCGCGCCCGCAGGCGGAGCTGGGCATCACGGTGAACCTCTACCCGGTCACCCCGGCCACCGACTCGGCGGCCGACGCCGACGCGGCCCGCCGGATCGACGCGCTGGCCAACCGCTTCTTCCTCGACCCGGTGCTGCGCGGCGCGTACCCGGCCGACCTGGTCGCGGACCTGCGCGGCGTGACCGACCTCGGGCACGTCCGCGACGGCGACCTGAAGACCATCTCCACCCCGCTGGACATGGTCGGGGTCAACTACTACAGCCGGCACGTCGTCGCCGCGCCGGTCGAGGGCGGCGAGCCGGAGCCCTACTGGCGGGCGCCGTCCTGCTGGCCGGGCAGCGAGGACGTCCGGTTCGTCACCCGCGGCGTGCCGGTGACCGACATGGACTGGGAGATCGACGCCCCGGGCCTGACCGAGACGCTGGAGCGGGTCCACCGGGAATACACCGACCTGCCGCTCTACGTCACCGAGAACGGCTCGGCTTTCGTCGACGAGCTGGTCGACGGCCGGGTCGACGACCCGGAGCGGCTGGGCTACTTCGCCGCGCACCTGCGCGCGGCACACGCCGCGATCGAGGCCGGGGTGCCGCTGAAGGGCTACTTCGCCTGGTCACTGATGGACAACTTCGAGTGGGCCTGGGGCTACACGAAGCGGTTCGGCATGGTCTATGTCGACTACGACACTCAGGCCCGGATCGCGAAGTCCAGCGCCAGGTGGTACGCCGACGTGATCCGACGCAACGGCCTGGCCGCACAATAA